From Topomyia yanbarensis strain Yona2022 chromosome 1, ASM3024719v1, whole genome shotgun sequence, one genomic window encodes:
- the LOC131693296 gene encoding uncharacterized protein LOC131693296: MTSACDHCAKTVKSDDDFIECMGFCKNVVHMQCGKQLNKPFLKKLAENPNLFWMCNECVKLMKFARFRDTVSSLGCVIAAIAGKTDDVCAELKAELSKNNQQISHLARKVSTATPVRPNSGTSRPPQKRRREDGPDPSSILVGGRKLVDNSNILTVPPPTPLLWMYLSRFHPSVSKETVEKMSKEGLNCNEEIKVIPLVKKGIDVSTLNFISFKVGVHPKYREAALNPDTWPQGILFREFEDSRTQNIWCPPTDFPTPSEVACIPLSQPGPSTLQRTPQRLAMPLYQATPPL, translated from the coding sequence ATGacaagtgcatgcgatcactgcgcgaaaaccgtcaaatcggacgaTGACTTTATCGAGTGCATgggattttgcaaaaatgtggtgcatatgcagtgcggtaaacaactcaacaagccgttcttgaaaaaacttgccgaaaatccaaatttattttggatgtgcaatgaatgtgtcaagttgatgaagtttgctcgctttcgcgacaccgtttcctcgcttggatgtgttatcgctgctatcgctgggaaaacggatgacgtctgtgctgaactaaaggcagagttatcaaaaaataaccagcaaatttcgcacctcgccagaaaggtttcaacagccactccagtccggccaaattccggtacatctcgaccacctcagaaacgtcgtcgcgaggatggtcctgatccgagcagtattcttgtcggcggtcgaaagctagtcgataatagcaacattctcacggtTCCTCCTCCCActccgttgctctggatgtatctttcccgctttcatcccagcgttagcaaggagacagtcgaaaaaatgtccaaagaagggctaaactgcaacgaggaaataaaggtcattccgcttgttaaaaaaggcatagacgtcagtactctgaacttcatatctttcaaagttggagttcacccaaagtaccgtgaagcagctcttaaccctgacacatggccgcaaggcatattgttcagggaatttgaggatagccgtacccagaacatttggtgcccaccgactgattttcctacgCCTTCGGAAGTCGCATGTATTCCGCTAAgtcaacccggcccatcaaccctacagaggactccgcaacgattggcaatgccactataccaagctacaccgccattgtga